CGAACTGCGCGGCCGCATCGTCGCGGGAGAGCTGGCACCCGGCGCGAAGCTGCCCAGCGAGAGCCGGCTGATGACCCGGTTCGGGGTCTCGAACACGGTCACCAAGCGCGCCATCGCCGTACTGAAGGCCGAGGGCCTCGTCGAGGGCAGGCACGGCTCCGGCGTGTACGTCCGCCGCGTGCGCCGCCTCGTCCGCGACTCGCAGGGCCGGGACCAGCGCCGCCGCGGCGGCTCTACCTCGCCGTTCGCGCGGGACGTCACCTCCTCCGGGCAGCGGCCCGGCTGGGAGCACGAATCGGCCGAGGTCGGCTGCCCCGACGCGATCGCGGCCCGGCTCGGCGTCGAGCCCGGCGACCCGGTGCTGCGCACCCGCTACCGCTACCTTGCCGACGGCAGCCCGATCCAGCTCGCGACGAGCTACGAGCCGCTGGCCATCACCCGGGGCACCCCGGTGGAGCTGCCCGAGGACGGCGCCGCGGTGGGCGTCGTGGCCCGCATGGACGCGATCGGCGTACGCATCGACGAGTGCGTCGAGGAGGTCATCGCCCGCGCGGCGCACCCCGACGAGATCGAACGCCTGCACCTGCCCTCGGCCGGCGCCCTGATGATGGTCGTCCAGCGCACGTACCACGCCGCCGGCCGTCCGGTCGAGACCGCCGACATCGTCATGGCCGCCGACCGCTACCAGCTCCGCTACCGCTGGCCCGTCGAGTAGCCGCCCGCGCAGGAGGCAAGATCGGCGTCTCGTGTCAGAACATGAGGTCTGAGCACAGGTTTCGACACGAACTCGCGATCAACCCCACGGCCGATGGATCGGACGGCGCCGGGGACCTAGCGTGCCGGGTGTGAACCTGCTGGAGATGCGGGCCGTGGTGCCCGGGTTGCGGACCTTCGCCGACGGGATCGATCCGGCGACCGGGGCGACGGTGCACACCACCGTCTACACGGGACACGTCGTGCTCGTCCACAACACGGGGTTCCGGGGCATGATCCGCCTCACCGACCTGCAGGAGGTGTCGTTCTTCGTGCCGGACAGCGCGCCCTACCCGCAGCCGCCGGACGCGCTCGGCATCGAGCTGAGCGTGCGGCACTTCCGCAGCTCGGGCAACGTCAGCGCGGTGCACATCGGGGCCCGTGACGAGCGGGTCGCGGTGGTGCCGGACCCGCGCGGCGGCGAGCACCAGTGGCTGCAGGTCACGTTCCACACCCCGGTCTACTCCCATGAGCTCGTCGAGCTGAACTACCGGGTCACCGTCCAGAACCGGTGACGCCGGTCACGGCATACAACCTGATGAATGCTTGAGGAGTCTTATTGACGAGGCGCCGCTCCGCGTAGCAGCCTGCCCAGGGCGACTCGGCACCGGACAGGCGGGATGGGTGGAACAGGCATGTTCCGTATTCACTTCACACAGCGCGACGTCAGCGCCGTCCGCATCCTCGCCGAGCCCTCTCCCCTGTGGGAGATCACGCTGAGCTGCCACATGCTGGCCAAGCGCAATGAGGACCCGCTGCTGGCCGGCTGGCACCGCACCGCCCGGGGCACCCTCCAGCAGGGACTGCCGCTGCGCGACAGCGTGGACCTGTTCATCCATCTCAACTGGGCCCACGGCGACTTCCCCGACCTGCTCACCCCCGGCCCCGCCGGCGCCGGCGTCGACGACGGCCTCGAGGTCGTCGCCCGCACCCCCACCCGGCAGCTCACCCAGGAGGTGAGCACCGTCGCCCGGCAGCGCGGCAACCTGATGACCGCCGCCCGCGACCTCGCCGCCGGGCGCGCCGACGCCATGGGCCAGCTGGTCACCGGCATGCGCGACTACTTCGAGGCGGTCATCCGCCCGCAGTGGCCGGCCGTCACCGCGTCGTTCGGCGCGGACCTCGACATGCGCACCCGCTGCATGGCGACGGGCGGGGTCGCCGCCATGCTGAACGGGCTGCACCCGTCGGTGCGGTTCGACGGCAGCGTGCTGACCATCACCGACTACCCCGGCGAACGCGACCTGTTCCTGGAGGGCCGCGGCATGGTCCTCGTGCCGTCGTTCTTCAAGCGCCGCTCCCGGCCGCTGACGCTGATCGACCCGCAGCTGCCGCCGGTGCTGGTGTATCCGGTCGACCGGTCTCCGGGGATGCTCGCCGCGCGGCAGACCGAGGCGCTGTCCGCGCTGCTCGGGCGCAGCCGCGCCGCGATCCTGGAGCTGTGCGCGGCGGGCGGCTCGACGACCTCCATCGCCGCGCAGCTGAGCCAGTCGCCGAGCACCATCAGCGAGCACCTCAGCGTGCTGCGCAACGCCGGGCTGGTGGCCAGCGACCGGCGCGGCAACGCCATGCTGCACCGGCTGCGGCCGCTCGGCACCGCAATGCTGGAGGGCCAGGCCCCGAGCGGGACCGCGGGCTGAGGCGTCAGCGGGCCTGGACCATACGCACGGCGAGGTCGGCGTACAGCGCTCCGATGTCCTCGGGCGCGCGGCGGCCGGAGGTGCGATACCAGCGGGCCACGTCCACGGTCAGCGACAGCAGCGCCAGGCCGGTCCCCGGGATGTCGGGCACGTCGAACACGCCCTCCTGCACCCCGTGCTCCAGAGTCGCGCGCACCACCAGGTCCATCTCGTGCCGCAGCGCGGTGATCTCGGTCAGGTGGGCCGGCTCCAGGTGGTTCAGCTCGTACGAGATCACCCGCGCCGGTGTGTGGAACAGCGCGTGCCAGGCGGCGAACTCCCCGATCACGTCGCGCAGCTGCGTCACCGGGTCACCGCTGCGCGCCGCCGCCGCGCGCAGCGCGACCAGCGAGTGCCGGTGCCCGATCAGGCAGATCCGGTAGAGCAGCTCCTCCTTGGACCGGTAGTGCACGTACACCCCGGCCGGGCTCATCCCCACCCGGTTGGCGATGTCACGGGTGGTCGTGGCGTGATACCCGCGCTCGCCGAACGCCTGCACGGCGGCGATGAGCAGCCGCCGGGCGGGCGCGGGGGTGACGTCGTGCCACGCGCGCTCCAGCATCTCGACCTCGTCGAGGTCGGCGGCGGTGGTGTCCATGTGTGCCTCCAGGGGGCGCGGGGAAGCGTTGACAGCACCCTTCCATACCGGCATCCTAAGCAAGCGCTTACTTAGTTCGCCAGCCTTCACCGCGGAAGGAAACAGATCATGAGCTTCGCCTCCCTGGACGAGGTGCGCGCCGCCGCCGGGACCGTGGTCAGCACCAGCGACTGGCTGGAGATAGACCAGAAGCGCGTCGACATGTTCGCCGAGGCCACCGGCGACCTGCAGTGGATCCACACGGATCCGGCGCGCGCCGCGCAGGGCCCGTTCGGCACCACCATCGCGCACGGCTACCTGACCCTGTCGCTGATTCCGCTGCTGGCCGGCGACGCGCTGCGGGTGCCGGGCGTGACCATGGGCGTCAACTACGGCACGAACAAGGTCCGCTTTCCCGCCCCGGTGCCGGTCGGCTCGCGGGTGCGGGCCGTGGTCAAGCTGCTCTCGGTCGAGGACGTGACCGGCGGCGTGCAGCTCACCTCGCAGGTGACCATCGAGCGCGAGGGCGGCGACAAGCCGGTCTGCGTCGCCGAGACCGTCTCCCGGATGTACGTCTGATGGCCGCGACGATGCGCGCTTGGCAGGCGACCGCGCACGGCGAGCCGCGCGACGTGATGCGCCTGGGCGACGTCGAGATTCCCGAGCCGGGCCCCGACCAGCTGCTGGTACGCGTCCGCGCGACCGCGCTGAACTTCCCCGACGTGCTGCTGTGCCGGGGGCAGTACCAGGCGCGCCCGCCGCTGCCGTTCACGCCGGGAGTCGAGCTGTGCGGCGACGTCGTGTCGTTCGGGGCGGTCGTGAAGGGCTTCGGCGAGGGCGACCGGATCATCGGCACGACCTCGCTGCCGCACGGCGGCCTGGCCGAGTACGCGCTGGTCGACGCGCCGGACGCGTTCCTGGCACCGACCGCGCTGGACGACGTGCACGCGGCCGCCATGCACATCGCGTACCAGACGGGCTGGTTCTCGCTGCATCGCCGCGCGAATCTGCAGCCGGGCGAGACGCTGCTGGTGCACGCGGCGGCGGGCGGGGTCGGCAGCGCCGCGATCCAGCTGGGCAAGGCCGCGGGGGCGCACGTCATCGCGGTGACCGGCGGCGCGGAGAAGGCCGCGGTGGCCGCGAAGCTCGGCGCTGACCTGGTCATCGACCGCCGCGAGCAGGACTTCGTGGCAGCGGTGAAGGCGGCGACGGGCGGCCGCGGCGCGGACGTGATCTTCGACCCGGTGGGCGGCGACGCGTACGCGGGCTCGGCCAAGTGCGTCGCCTTCGAGGGCCGCATCCTGGTCGTCGGCTTCGCCGGGGGCACGGTCCCGAGCCCCGGCCTCAACCACGCGCTGGTCAAGAACTACTCGATCGTCGGCGTGCACTGGGGCCTGTACCGGCAGCTCGACCCGGCGCTGGTCACCGAGGCGCACGGGCGGCTGTGCGAGCTGGCCGCCGAGCGGGTGGTGCAGCCGCTGATCGGCGGCGTGCTCGACCTCGGCGAGGCCGCCGAGGGCCTGACCCGGCTCGGCGCGGGCGAGACCGTCGGACGCCTGGTGGTGCGGCCGTGAACGGGCGCGCGTCGAGCTGTGGGCAGGGTGTGCTGTCGGCGGCCCACAACTTCTGGGATGTAGCTACATCCCAGAAGTTGTGGGCCGAACCGGAGAACAGGCCAGGTGGCCACGCCGCCAGGAGCGAAGCCGAGCACGGCGAGGTGACGGCATGACGGATCCGAAGGGCCTCGATCTGGCCGCGCTGCGGGCGTTCCTGGACCGGGCGCGGCCGGGGCTGGTCGCGGGTGAGCTGAGCGGGGAACTGATCCCGGGCGGCAAGTCCAACCTGACCTACCGCGTCGGCGACGGCGCGCAGCGCTGGGTGGTGCGCCGCCCGCCGCTGGGCCACGTGCTGTCCACCGCCCACGACATGTCCCGGGAGTACCGGGTGATCTCCGCGCTGGGCGGCACCCGGGTGCCGGTGCCGCGCACGGTCGCGCTGTGCGACGACACCGAGGTGATCGGCGCGCCGTTCTACGTGATGGAGCACGTGGACGGGACGGTGTGGCGGACCGCCGAGCAGACCGCGACGCTGGGCGCGGAGCGGGTGACCTCGCTGTCGCTGGCGCTGATGGACGTGCTGGCCGACCTGCACTCCGTGGACCCCGCCGCGGTGGGGCTGGCCGACTTCGGCAAGCCGGAGGGCTACCTGGCCCGGCAGCTGCGCCGGTGGAGCACCCAGCTGCAGCACTCGCACAACCGGGAGCTGCCCGGTCTGCGGGAACTGCACGACGACCTGGCGGCGCGGATGCCCGCGCAGGCGGCGCAGGCGTCGATCCTGCACGGCGACTACCGGCTGGACAACTGCATCGTCGGGCCGGGCGACCAGCTCCGGGCGGTGCTCGACTGGGAGATGGCCACCATCGGCGATCCGCTGGCCGACCTGGGCCTGTTCCTCTGCTACTGGCGCATGTGGACCGAGCCGGTGATGGACGGCCTGTTCGGTACGCCGCCGCCGCCGGGCATCTTCCCGTCCGCCGCGCAGATGTCGGCCCGGTACGCCGCCCGGCGCGGCACGGACCTGTCCGAGCTGCCGTGGTACGTCGCGTTCGCGCACTTCAAGCTCGTCGGGATCCTCGAAGGGATCCACTACCGCTATCTCGCCGGGCAGACCGTCGGCGAGGGCTTCGACCGGGTCGGCGCCATGGTGCCGCGCCTGATCACCCTCGGCCGCGGCATCCTCCAGGAGGCATGAGACATGGACTTCTCGTACGACGAGCGCACCGAGCAGCTGCGTGCGGAGCTGCTCGACTTCATGGAGCAGCACGTGTATCCGGCTGAGGCGGTCGCCGAGCACCAGCTCCGCGAGATCGCGCCGTGGACCACACCGCCGGTGATGGAGGAGCTGAAGACCGAGGCCCGCAAGCGCGGCCTGTGGAACCTGTTCCTGCCGAACAATCCGCTCGGCGCGGGGCTCACGAATCTGCAGTACGCGCCGCTGGCCGAGATCAGCGGGCGCAGCGGGCACCTGGCGCCCGAGGCGATGAACTGTGCCGCCCCGGACACCGGCAACATGGAGGTGCTCTCCATGTTCGGCACCGCCGAGCAGCAGGAGCGCTGGCTCAAGCCGCTGCTGGCGGGCGAGATCCGGTCGGCGTTCTGCATGACCGAGCCGGAGGTCGCCTCCTCCGACGCCACCAACATCACCACCCGGATCGAGCGCGACGGCGACCACTACGTGATCAACGGGCGCAAGTGGTGGTCGTCGGGGGCGATGAACCCGCGCTGCGAGATCTTCATCGTGATGGGCAAGACCGACCCGTCCGCCGAGCGGCACCGGCAGCAGAGCCAGATCCTGGTGCCCCGGAACACGCCCGGCGTGGAGATCCACCGCGGCATGCACGTGTTCGGCTACGACGACGGCTGGCACGGCGGCCACGCCGAGATCACCTTCACCGACGTTCGGGTGCCCGTCACGAACCTGATCGCGGGTGAGGGCGAGGGGTTCGCCATCGCGCAGGCGCGGCTCGGGCCGGGGCGCATCCACCACTGCATGCGGCTGATCGGGATGGCGGAGCGGGCGCTGGAGCTGATGTGCCGGCGTGCGCAGGATCGCGTCGCGTTCGGGCGTACCCTGGCCAGCCAGGGTGTGGTCGGCGAGTGGATCGCCGAGGCGCGGGTGCGCATCGAGCAGGCCCGGCTGCTGGTGCTGAAGACCGCGTGGCTGATGGACACCGTCGGCAACAAGGGTGCGCACACCGAGATCCAGGCCATCAAGATCGTGGTGCCGGAGATGGCGGGATGGGTGCTCGACAAGGCGATCCAGCTGCACGGCGCGGGCGGCGTCAGCCAGGACTTCCCGCTGGCGCACATGTGGGCGTCCGCGCGTACGCTGCGACTGGCCGACGGGCCGGACGAGGTGCACAAGGCCTCGCTGGCCAAGCGTGAGCTGCGCAAGTACGGGAGCTGAGCATGAAGAGCGCGTACGCCGACCTCGGCGGCAGGGTGCATCACGTCGACTTCGGCGGCGCGCCGGACGGCCCGCCCGTGGTGCTCGTGCACGGGCTGGGCGGCTCCCAC
The Catellatospora sp. IY07-71 DNA segment above includes these coding regions:
- a CDS encoding GntR family transcriptional regulator is translated as MPADLPAYLQIAAELRGRIVAGELAPGAKLPSESRLMTRFGVSNTVTKRAIAVLKAEGLVEGRHGSGVYVRRVRRLVRDSQGRDQRRRGGSTSPFARDVTSSGQRPGWEHESAEVGCPDAIAARLGVEPGDPVLRTRYRYLADGSPIQLATSYEPLAITRGTPVELPEDGAAVGVVARMDAIGVRIDECVEEVIARAAHPDEIERLHLPSAGALMMVVQRTYHAAGRPVETADIVMAADRYQLRYRWPVE
- a CDS encoding ArsR family transcriptional regulator, translating into MFRIHFTQRDVSAVRILAEPSPLWEITLSCHMLAKRNEDPLLAGWHRTARGTLQQGLPLRDSVDLFIHLNWAHGDFPDLLTPGPAGAGVDDGLEVVARTPTRQLTQEVSTVARQRGNLMTAARDLAAGRADAMGQLVTGMRDYFEAVIRPQWPAVTASFGADLDMRTRCMATGGVAAMLNGLHPSVRFDGSVLTITDYPGERDLFLEGRGMVLVPSFFKRRSRPLTLIDPQLPPVLVYPVDRSPGMLAARQTEALSALLGRSRAAILELCAAGGSTTSIAAQLSQSPSTISEHLSVLRNAGLVASDRRGNAMLHRLRPLGTAMLEGQAPSGTAG
- a CDS encoding TetR/AcrR family transcriptional regulator, whose product is MDTTAADLDEVEMLERAWHDVTPAPARRLLIAAVQAFGERGYHATTTRDIANRVGMSPAGVYVHYRSKEELLYRICLIGHRHSLVALRAAAARSGDPVTQLRDVIGEFAAWHALFHTPARVISYELNHLEPAHLTEITALRHEMDLVVRATLEHGVQEGVFDVPDIPGTGLALLSLTVDVARWYRTSGRRAPEDIGALYADLAVRMVQAR
- a CDS encoding MaoC family dehydratase; the encoded protein is MSFASLDEVRAAAGTVVSTSDWLEIDQKRVDMFAEATGDLQWIHTDPARAAQGPFGTTIAHGYLTLSLIPLLAGDALRVPGVTMGVNYGTNKVRFPAPVPVGSRVRAVVKLLSVEDVTGGVQLTSQVTIEREGGDKPVCVAETVSRMYV
- a CDS encoding NADPH:quinone oxidoreductase family protein, coding for MAATMRAWQATAHGEPRDVMRLGDVEIPEPGPDQLLVRVRATALNFPDVLLCRGQYQARPPLPFTPGVELCGDVVSFGAVVKGFGEGDRIIGTTSLPHGGLAEYALVDAPDAFLAPTALDDVHAAAMHIAYQTGWFSLHRRANLQPGETLLVHAAAGGVGSAAIQLGKAAGAHVIAVTGGAEKAAVAAKLGADLVIDRREQDFVAAVKAATGGRGADVIFDPVGGDAYAGSAKCVAFEGRILVVGFAGGTVPSPGLNHALVKNYSIVGVHWGLYRQLDPALVTEAHGRLCELAAERVVQPLIGGVLDLGEAAEGLTRLGAGETVGRLVVRP
- a CDS encoding phosphotransferase family protein, which gives rise to MTDPKGLDLAALRAFLDRARPGLVAGELSGELIPGGKSNLTYRVGDGAQRWVVRRPPLGHVLSTAHDMSREYRVISALGGTRVPVPRTVALCDDTEVIGAPFYVMEHVDGTVWRTAEQTATLGAERVTSLSLALMDVLADLHSVDPAAVGLADFGKPEGYLARQLRRWSTQLQHSHNRELPGLRELHDDLAARMPAQAAQASILHGDYRLDNCIVGPGDQLRAVLDWEMATIGDPLADLGLFLCYWRMWTEPVMDGLFGTPPPPGIFPSAAQMSARYAARRGTDLSELPWYVAFAHFKLVGILEGIHYRYLAGQTVGEGFDRVGAMVPRLITLGRGILQEA
- a CDS encoding acyl-CoA dehydrogenase family protein translates to MDFSYDERTEQLRAELLDFMEQHVYPAEAVAEHQLREIAPWTTPPVMEELKTEARKRGLWNLFLPNNPLGAGLTNLQYAPLAEISGRSGHLAPEAMNCAAPDTGNMEVLSMFGTAEQQERWLKPLLAGEIRSAFCMTEPEVASSDATNITTRIERDGDHYVINGRKWWSSGAMNPRCEIFIVMGKTDPSAERHRQQSQILVPRNTPGVEIHRGMHVFGYDDGWHGGHAEITFTDVRVPVTNLIAGEGEGFAIAQARLGPGRIHHCMRLIGMAERALELMCRRAQDRVAFGRTLASQGVVGEWIAEARVRIEQARLLVLKTAWLMDTVGNKGAHTEIQAIKIVVPEMAGWVLDKAIQLHGAGGVSQDFPLAHMWASARTLRLADGPDEVHKASLAKRELRKYGS